The Porites lutea chromosome 9, jaPorLute2.1, whole genome shotgun sequence sequence CCTCTTGCAAAAAGAAGTACAGTATGTTGTCCTTGGTCCGGCCGGTTTCACTTTGTGGTGTAATTTTCGGGAAGAAAATAAGGTTACAATACAAACGAAACTTTCTGAGTTTTCCCGGTGTTAGCGAAGGCGGAAAAATCAAGTTGACGCCAACGAACGGTGAATTTTGTTCCGTtatcttaagttttttttttcaaggtgcCTTAAATTACTTGGATATAGTTTGAATTCAGTTATATGCGATTAAGTGCGTTAAGGAAGCTAAGTTTTGGTGTACAAGAAATGTTCTttcgacttgcaaaaaaaaatttggtcgacaagttgaattttaaaaccaaatttaTAGGTAATATTCTAAAgtaaattttgttaaaattggTCTCCTTGCTGTAATTATATCCTCCCCTGATGTAAAAGTAGCCTGTCTGATTAATAAGTCATCCAAACGTTTTAGTGCATGTTCGTCGCACGTTATTTTCCGAAGTGCTCTAAATGTCTTCGGTTCCTGTCTAGCTATATATCTTAACCGTATTCAGTATATTGCATCTGAACTATTTtttactttcgcaaagacttgcGAAGATATTgacaagagtttttgctgataACTTTTTAACCATAAATGGAAAGTAGAGCCCCAGTCTAAAAACGAAATCGCCGAAATCATAAACGATCCAGATTGAAGTGACTATCCAATTTTCTGTTAAGGTAAACTGTTTAAAACTAACTCACTGTTTTTTAAGCCATGAAATTAAAGGTATTTTAAATACTTACCTGATCAATGTAAGCGATCAGcgctcttttgttttcttcccaGGCTTTAGGAAGTTCAGCGGCCTCTGGGAATTTTTTACATCCCTGCTCTATAGTAACCTCGAAACAATTGGAGTTCACATAGTTATAATCCTGCATCCCTCCTGACACGCTGTACCAAGCAGCACCATTTGTTACTCCATCGTCAAAGTGATCCGGGGGGACCTCAGGACACGGCCATGGTGGGTTTTTGAGGTGCATGGTTGGGTGTGCCATAGAATAACTTTTGGCCAGCTCCTTAAAGACGTCATCATCAGGAGATTTGCTGTATTCGTTTTTGCCATTCGGAGCGTCGTCAAAGGGGTAATTTGCTACCAAAGAACCCCCATGTAGGTTTGCACTGAGCACAAAAGGATAGTCATGAATCCACTTCATAACTGCCAGTGTTTCAGGCTGAGGTGGTCCTGTCACACTCCCGAAAAACTGATCTGGAAAATTCCGATTTAAGTCAACGTTGTTAGCATTACTACGCCCAATGATCCAATCCTTGCGATTATTCCCCTCAGCGGCGAGTTCATATCCGTCAGGATTCATACTTGGCATGAGATGAATGCGGGTGGTGTCTAACATCTTAGTAAGGTTTGTATCTCGGCCGTAATTTTCACAGAACTCCTTTGCAAGATGCAGGAGCAGTTCTCGACCGACTGCTTCATTGCCGTGCATGTTAGCGACGTACTTGAACTCCGGTTCACCAGCCTCATGTTTTCCAGGATTGTCGGATATTTCTATGACCCACATCTTTCGACCCTGTACAGATTTTCCAACGCTGTACAAGCGAGTGATTTTGGGATACTGTCTGTGGAGGCCTTGAAGATATCCAGTCATTTGCATATAGTTATGGTACGTCCAATCCTCCTCACCTAAAGAGCGTCTACTGCTTTTTGGGCGAGAGGAGACTAGAAACACCCGTAAGAATATGAAAATCACCACCAGGACAGGCGATAATCGGCCCATTGTCCACTAAATTAACTTTACGAGGTACCTGCACACGCTTTCACTGTCTGCTGAGGGGTTCATCCAAGATATCAAACAATGTTTAGTTCTTTCTACTCGAAAAGCCTCTTAACCTCAACCTACGATAGCCTCTGTCACGTCATGTTTCGAGTTTCCTTCTCCTGTATTGCAGCTGATGAACAGAACCTCAAAAGTGGAAATGATTCAAGGACAAGTCCGCTCCTGATTGGCTGGTACCGTGGGAAAGACACGGGTATTGTTTACTTGCCACTTTACAGCGATTGAGTGTTCCAACCAAAATAAACAGGTTGGCTGAATAAAGATGTGACTAAAACCATTACCCCTCGCCCTCTTGAACAACTTGTGATAATTGGTTTCCTTTTGACAAGACAAATCTGACCATCATCTCCCAAGATTGTAATGGGTTATTTTGAGCCACCGACATTTGAGCGTTTTGAGCTTTTTAACTGCTTTAGATTCGTGACACTGTAAAGATTATAAAGTAAGTATTgctgaaatttaaattttgtattCAGTTCTCAAGCGAATCATCTTTCTCTGGCcctcacaaaaaaaatcatttctcAGTATGACGAGGAGGCTGATATTTTCATAGTGTATTCTTTAAAAGATCTTGTTCAGAAGACAAACCTCTCTTCTCTTAAATGTGCCACCTTTCGCACACTTTTAGCCTCGACTATTTATTAACATTCAGAATCTGATCCCATGAACGTCAAGTTCACCCAGCTAGTAGACATATGATGAGGAAAAACATTTTCACTTCCTTTAAGTACAAATGCATTGATCAAATTAGCTAAAGCACAACGATGGAACTGCCACCAGACACAGGTTGGAACAGCggccaacatggccgccatttcacTGTTTTTGAACATCAATAATGACCTTGAGAActgaggacggcgacggcagcgaaaacgtctctgaaaaagtgaattcgcgttcttttaATCTTCATTGcaattactccaagtcactaactttgtcaaatgtaggtgaaccctcctaacattgaattcctaagaaccaaaTCCATTGAGTTCAGAAATCTTCCTCTGTAAAGCTTGAAACTACATGAAATTAGGATCTTCACGCCGTTTTCACGTCGCAGTcctgcagtgacggcaaagaaatgtacaaaaaagtgtgatgcacgtgaaaTATTGTTCTTTTTGGTTATTAAAcctttgcttttttgacgtcctcgtttccgtcgccgtcgtcggattttaaggtccctattatcaATGGCTACTGTGCCGTCATGTGAAAACCCTATACTAATTTTTCACAAGTGCTTAGGCTATagcctagactacgagtagtcccccatttttactcagggatagtagagcgagcaaaacgcgagcgcgcgttaaaatcaacccacgcgagaaagctatagcctgaatttcatccgattacttcgagttgcgaagcaatcggatgaaactCAGACTACTCTGGCTAGCCaaaatagccttcttcaggtgTAAAAATATGTTTCTAAACAGGACAATAAAACTTCAAAGTCATTTATTAAAGTGAAGAATTCCGAAATATACAAGTGCGGTGTGACGtttcaaatgaaagtaataCCAAGGGCCATTATACAATACAATAAGACTCGTCGAAAGGCCAGGTGACTTCACTGGGCTGCCATAAAACCTGGACTATACAGAAATATTGTactacatgaaaatgacaaGTTAACCAGAACAGACAGCGACCATCTTATAAAAGGAAACAACCCACCCAACCCATCCCGATCCTTATTCAACCGAGACTATAAATAGATGATCATAGATAATCTATATTTTATGGTCGACAAAAATATTCATACGTTTAAAGATTCTTTCCTATTTTCTTGTTATCTTGCTTCAACTTATTAAACAACGAATTTGTCTCTTTGCATTTTGCGAACtcgaaaagtttaaagattaCTCACagccttaaaaaaatgtaaataggtCAAACAGTCGCtgaagacagttttttttaccgTAATGTGAGTCTGGGTAATAGTGCTGATGACACGAACctaaattgttttttgttcaagcgattcatctcgaAGCTCAATAattgacctttttatagtttaaacCTTACATATACCGTTACCTCCTCACATTTACAGTGTACGTATTCAGAACACGTTATTCAATAAAATTAAGGGGTTGTGTACTTATCTCGTGTGTGGGTCTATGTGAGGTAATCTATTTATAGTCTTTATATAGGTTTTTTAAAGTTCCCATTCTCGATGGCTTTTAGTTTCCACCCCAATGAAAGGATATGTATGTTAAAGCGAGCTGtgaaatttcaaagtttatcgaAACTAACTAATACTAACATCAATCGTACTTGTTGAATGGGCGGAGACACGCAAAACACTAGATCACGCACAAATTTAAtaatacagatacaaacaaaagcaaaaactctGGGCCACATTGAGAACAACTGTGAAGCTCTAGGATGCTAAGTCACCAAATCTTGTACTAGGAAGTAACTTGCCTTACTACTGTTTCAGCTCTGTTTCTCTCAAGTTGGTATTTGAAGTTCCCGGTGAAGCTTCGCGTTCTCGAAGCTTTGCAGCTTATTTGCCCTCTCGCCAGTTAGGCTTATGAGatgaacttgtgtgcgaaattctcaaagTTCCTATTTTCGTCGAACGAGTCTTCTTTATCCTAATCAAAAATTTACACCTCCGAAAaggcgtgtgttgcattaaacaGGAAGAAATCAATCTTTAtactagtctccctcgcagccgttattagggtcgtcatgcaacgctcctccccactaacggctgctcaCGAGAGAGACACATTCcttttagtggggaggagcgttgcgtgacgaccctaataactgCTGCTAACAGACTTGGCGAAGATGGACAAACATTCTTTATGGATCACGCAACGCCCTCTGCGTTACTGGGTTAATAATTAAAAGCGTTCATTTTTCATCATAGGAGGTatactttctcaaagtccttcgccTCTCGTTTTCGGTAGTAGGCCCCAGCGAGAGCTCCCGCTCTCTCGCTCGCTTTGCCAccgaaaacataaaaaatttctAGCTCGCGCTTTGCGCtcgagaaaaattttgagctcgacttgtgtGCAAGTCTATGTAGCAGACCGAAAAATTCCGAAACCAAATTTACGAACTGGGTGTACCTTGaggttgcctgcgtgcagacgtctccgtgcaacaaaggaaataggagacgtctgcacgcaggcaaaccTTGAGGCAGCCCAGTTAATTCGACGACAATACAAAgagtggattcatttgcaacagaAGCTTTTGTATATAGCCGTCGAATTTGATCGCTGGCGTTTTTCATTGCGTTTGAGCTTAAAGACTAACATTTCTAACGGGTGAACGCTACGGCTATTCGCGTATGTTGCAGTTAATCTACCCAAAATTTACCGTCGTTGACCGGTTTGTCCAGGTACGCGGTGCAAGGGTTGATTTTCCATGAAAGTCTCTGTCCACAGTGTACTGGTCTACAGTTTTGTCTATCGTTCATGAATCAAAAAAAGTCACTCAAAAGGGTGCAATAAACTGTCTTTTATATTCGAACTTTCACGAACTTTTACAAAATAATTCTGCTACGAACCACAAATCGTATAAATAACGTGTGTGCAGCAGACACTTCGCTACACCTCAACatatttacaactttaaacGGACCATACCCTAAAAGTATACTTTAATAAAGGTAGCGTATTTACTTTATGGTCTTCTGTCCCTTCCGGCGTGGACAGACATGATGATAACTCATGATAGATACACCTAAAAGACAAGAAGACTGAAATGAAGGTATTTACCTTGCGCCAGAGCAACGTGGCATACAATATTTGAGAAACATTACTGACAATAACGGCGACTGAAAAAATCCAAGATCCTCTAGGAGAATTCCGGCTCAAAAACTCTTTTTCACTACAATACCGTTGCTTGACCTATAACATTTAAAAACGTCTTGGTGAGATCAAAGGGCATACATATTCCTGACGAGCGGCGAATTCTGTCTGCATACGTCATTTTTAACATTTATGCCACCCTGCTGTACAATTTTCTCTCGTAGTTTACGTAAAAACGAATAAATTAACAATGAAACGATACTAAGCCATCCATAACGGAAACTTTTTTAAGTCAACAGGGTTGGACTGGATGGTTttgaaaaaccaagaaaacaaagTCATTAACCTTTATTCAGTTTACAGTTATGACTTGAACATGTAAGGAAACGTTAACTTAGGGCAttttttacatggaggtgggggaacCTAGGTAGGTGAGgaaacccgcctgtccatataatctctcatttcaatttgatcacgtttacatcatagttggggtgaccatatgagagattatatggacaggcgagTTACCCTATCTAACCGGGTTGCCTTACCTACCTGGGGTCGCCCActtacatgtatgtaaacaagCCCTTAAACGTTTCAACAGCGCAACCTTATATAAAAGTCACTATACTGCATGAGTGCTAGACTGTCcgcacaacctcgttcccagggtctctcatcTTCCCGCCCAAGCGAGAGAGGAGAAACCCTCTCTCCTCTCTCGCTTGGGCGGGAAgatgagagaccctgggaacgaggttgctgtCCGCAAAGATTTGCCAAATTCTATTTTGAAGGGtctatgtcacgctatttgctatctttttttcAGCTAAAACTTGTCGGCGCATCAATTGAACTCTAAAaaaaatggtccagttttgttatttaagactttTTTTAGGCACGGAAAATGTTCCCCATGGTCTGTTGCAACGGATAGCAAGGATTTTCTAGTTTTAATGTTATGCCTGCACAATAATCGAAAAATGATCGTTAGCGCCCCCTGATGCTGTATGTATGATGTGTTCATCATAAATCTTCAGGAGCAGTTTGTGAATTAGTAAagacactaagtaatgactttagcacagaattgacctaaaacagcaatatcttCGTTACATAGTCCCTTTAAGCAAAACACGCGGCCATCAAAATGGCTACCTAAGTCGAGAAGAGACAGCTAAAGCCTACTTGCCCAAGGTCTTTGAAAAAGAATCCCTGTCGTTAGGTTTTTGATCCCACGCATGAACTGCCGGAACTGTATAAATACCCCAAAGAGCTGTTGTTCAGTGAATACCATtccttaaggtggctgaacacagttttgacAGTTTGTGATTATGTGttatttgccaaatcatggcaagagaaaggttgcagttcacgagctgaaacttggcaagtgaaaaatgtactgatgaaagattttgattgacaggtaaaaatTGACTTTTTCGTAGTTTCcgtggcaacatgaacgattgaatgcaaccttaaaatttcactttttctcagtttacataaaattcgctcattagattttcctataaacttgcacacagcttactataattaatcattaccatttgaaacttattagaccaaattttaacagaagGGTTTCAGATAATCAATAAtttaattgtactgtaattatgaaatgtgtcacaaaaattTGTCTGTTCAAATTCCactttaaagttctcattactTAAAATACGATAAATGGAAAAATTcggccaaatatcacaaaattctaatgagtagattttgagaaatcgtcttctgtgcaCCATTGCTTTTACGCCGCCATGTTTGtctgtctaatttaaaacacgcgccgtcacgcaagttaccgctgaccgcccgcaaaactgtgttcagccacaaAAAAATGTGTCAAAGCAAGATTAAAGTGTTTAACGGTGTGTGCATGTTGGGGTTCAATGAGTCGTGTGTTCAACTTCATTCCACTGTGTTTTTGCGAACATTAATAGTCTTAAGGTCAAcgacaataaaaaaagaaacattttgaaccaaggataacaTTGGACTATAACCATATACGCCCTCGACAAGATTACACTTCAGGTAAAACGGCGTTCGCCGTGTTTTCCGGGTGGGAGCATATGCTATAATGGAGTTTCTTCCAGCTTGTTTAAATCCGGTACACGAGTTCCTGATTTGGTCGTTATCTCTTTAGGAGGAGTCAGAGGTTTCAGTCCAGTAAATGGAGTTCCCAACTTAGTGTCTCGATCTTCATTTCCAATTTCGCTTTCTGACGCAGGTCGGGAAGTTTTTCTCGGTAAGGGCGCTAAATGTTCAGTAGAAGGACTGACAGGTCTGTCCGGAAAAGTGAAATTCACTGGTTCTGATAACGTTTGTTTATGAATGTGGCCTTGAAGCGACAAAGCGGATTGTCCTGCCCAGGGGGATAGAGCACCGAAAGTACGAGATTCAGGACTTTCACGTTTGGCCGCCGGCGGTTTGCGGGTTGGATAAGTGTTATGCGTTAGATGAGCGAAGTTTTTATGCTGAAGAGGCTGAAGGCGAACTTCTCCAAGAGGTTTGTGAGATGAACTAATTGTTAGTGGCCCAAGGTGAGACACAGCCTGTTCAAAAGAAAACACTGAATAAAAAACGAGGCATTTAACGAACAAGGCAGCTAGGgaaaaacattgttttgtaatataaaaacacaaataaataaataaaaggacgCCAATGTTTTTAGTTATTCTGAACCTTCAAATTCCATCAGATCACAATGAAATTCTTCTACAAAGACTATAAAAATTCAGCATAGGAAAGCGCCATATCAGATCAAACATGACGACATTCCATCCTACGGGAAATTGGTGGGAGTCACCCAGGGTTCTCTTTTCTTCAAGCCCCgttaatttgaaggaaaaatgaATCGCGCCAATGAGAAACTTTCCAGCCACTTTTACTTTCCGTCAATTTCGCATGGGACGGAAAGTTGTCACGATAGATGAAAAATTGTAACTCGTGGGACTGAGTGAATTGACAACAACGACGTTATATTCTGCCACTCAAATCAAACCCCAAACGTACTCGGTTCATTAAGAGATAAAGAAGGCTTGCCTCAACATGACCAGGGATAAAGTTAACGCTGGTAGCATAATATAAACGTACCTTTTCACTGGAAGGTAGTTTTCCGATGGCTTTATGCGGACGCATATCAAAAGACTGCAAACAAGAAAATGCCGGAtagtttttcagtttcctttttcagcagaaaaaaataaagcaatctCTTGTATTCTACCTGCACTTCGGTGTTTCTACTCCACTCTCCCATTCTGCTTAATTCGCtacaaggaaaaaataataaaaagaaacctttttttattGATATATTTTCCCTCGGAATTTTAATGCAATAAACATAAAGTGTTATAAACGTCGATAAGACTCGGCAGGGATGGAAAAAAATCTGCTTCAGGGGTTAGTGTGTTGGTAACAGGAGCGAAGAGAAATCGATGAGGGATAAATTAAACCCGCGCCTAACAGTAAAACACGTTCAGAGGTTAAGAGTTTCACACTTAAGGATAAGGGCGTGTAATTACAACGAAGATGAAGGTTTTTAGTCTTGGCTACCTAACGTCTTGACACCGGGATggccaaaatgaaaaaagacTCAAAACGCGGTTTTGTTGACTAGCATTGAATAAACTCTGTTTTCATAACAAGGCCTAAAAGTTTGCTTACCCTTGTGATTCTAAAGGATGATGCTTGGACTGAGGAGGTAAACTTGACATCTGCAGACAAAAACCACAAAATTATTGACCCTCTACTACTAAGAAGAAACGAAAAGTCAACCACAGCCTTGCTCCCACCAAAAGCTGGAATAGCCTAACCCCCCAGGGGGTACTCGACCAAAATTTAGGTATAGGTGAGCCgctcagggtttcaaaccctgaccctattttagaacaaaaaatCCTAgaaatacataccctgtttaggacaacaacCTCAATTCTATTACGTTGTTTAGGAAAAAGGACAATAATATGCACACCGTCTTGTCTTGAAGCTATTAGGACAGATTCGTACGAAAGTTATATACCTCGTTTAGGACAGACTCAcgcgaaattatataccctgtttgaGAAGGAGAGGACAAAAACCTTACGCTCAGCGGCAGATCCCCATATAGGCCATATGAGGGATTTTTTGCGCTGTCCCCATTGTAAAGTGCAGGAAGGGTCGCAACCGGATATCACGCCAGGGGCCAAAGAAGAGAAAATAAGTTAATGAACACAGCCAACTTACTGGTGAAGGGTGGAGGAAAGATAGCAGTAAAcgcctcccccccacccccctttccCTCACAATGAGAAAGCTTCTACGGCAGAGTATTTGAGAAGCTATCTCCTCCTAAACACATGACTTTCAAAGAGAATCAGGCACGCAACCTTTAACTGACCTGCTGaagttttttcctctttttcttcttgtctcttttttcttggcttgAGACATTCCTAGGTTGGTTTTCTTCTCCACTTAAGTCTTGCCTCCTGCAAGGACAACACAGTTCATTCGCTACATTTGTTGTTGAGGTTATGCTACCAACCAAGTTGTAATCTACCGTTTTCACTCtgacttgtttttctttgcgaGCTTTTTAGCTTTGCCTTGCAAGTTGAACGGCCATCAGGTTGTAAACCGCTCAAAACCATAAAGCTGTTAGGCTGGCAGCCAGATAGTATGAAAATGGGGAGTAAGAATGGAGTCGGAAGTTGGATtgtaagcttaaaaaaagacaaattgaaGTAGCTCCTATAGCGCTGGCAAGAATTTCAACTGAAACAAGCTTGCTGCATTCTTGTCGCATCTGGAACGAGTTGCACAATCTACAGAAAACATTACCACAGTGAATCCTGACGCTGTTTCACATGAGAAGCTCCATAATCATAGTTTGGTATTGACAAGTCTGACTTAGAACCTCTTCTTTCTGTGCTCATACCCATTGGAATGGAAAAATTCGGCTGAAGAGCTTCTTCTCGACTGGAAGTGCCAGAATCTAGCAACAACAA is a genomic window containing:
- the LOC140948318 gene encoding carboxypeptidase D-like; translation: MGRLSPVLVVIFIFLRVFLVSSRPKSSRRSLGEEDWTYHNYMQMTGYLQGLHRQYPKITRLYSVGKSVQGRKMWVIEISDNPGKHEAGEPEFKYVANMHGNEAVGRELLLHLAKEFCENYGRDTNLTKMLDTTRIHLMPSMNPDGYELAAEGNNRKDWIIGRSNANNVDLNRNFPDQFFGSVTGPPQPETLAVMKWIHDYPFVLSANLHGGSLVANYPFDDAPNGKNEYSKSPDDDVFKELAKSYSMAHPTMHLKNPPWPCPEVPPDHFDDGVTNGAAWYSVSGGMQDYNYVNSNCFEVTIEQGCKKFPEAAELPKAWEENKRALIAYIDQVHKGVKGFVKDSQGSPIPGAAIYVDNRRKEVITAKDGDYWRLLLPGGYKVTATARGYEPQTKEITVTDRDAAELNFVLKKSTGENSNMDEEQQDSEKPNPVEDSKPEAGSPVPAVDLNSAAAGEMTQVGSMMPSGGDYGVVMNGGGMESTIQNGQYGISNSMGSPMDNMGGDMGLGSNVDMGGPINDAELDRFAMMSPYEAESKDNTKGFVHVTTDEHEPAMQHANYANAESNDQVGMSDSNSNILKKSVLGRPR